A window from Onychostoma macrolepis isolate SWU-2019 chromosome 07, ASM1243209v1, whole genome shotgun sequence encodes these proteins:
- the tesk1b gene encoding dual specificity testis-specific protein kinase 2 yields the protein MSSGTIAMDQDDLDPEASDFLLHGMHGAHRPRPSSYRALRSAVSSLARIDDFICEKIGSGFFSEVFKVQHRTTGQVMALKMNTMASNKANMLKEVQLMNRLRHPNILRFVGVCVQEGHLHALTEYINGGNLEQLLNGEVFLSWSVRINLSLDIARGLEYLHSKGIFHRDLTSKNCLVRWENGQCSAVVGDFGLAEKIPDHSDEAEKQSLAVVGSPYWMAPEVLRGECYNEKVDVFAYGIILGEIIGRIQADPDFLPRTEDFGLDVEAFRQMVGDCPPHFFNLTVVCCSMNPESRPSFTELVAKLEKIVSDREKSECMEPDVEDRPSTNTTPLGRKHSLDNPTDPRLCRSKSDVLLPPSPLLTRTTPMRVNPFSQRQDLNGGRIKLFDTPSKSVISLTFALPPPPDPSSPVSCDKGPLHFHRRSQSLPCTPEDIQSLRGTADNEKCENNPSVMDTDVNPVNGNLMDMGRDSVLAMSNESIADLPNISEVFNTPGDNIRCSGPKQDNKEENLEMNSQEAVADDSGLPLDLELMSPNRSRLEESIEEPMDCTSSPDTLDGTIATSTIPFSNGWSSPVSNGPPSLPPLLDTDNNNGTIPINRPLGWGVNNSNCATTPLTPPEQDEVIACPGCCLAGISFPSICTRGPQQTPYKNLNGDAAGKRLLCKALPPSPTEPNIALPGTRT from the exons GTGCAGCATCGTACCACGGGGCAGGTGATGGCTCTGAAGATGAACACCATGGCCAGTAACAAAGCCAACATGCTGAAGGAGGTACAGCTGATGAACCGCCTCAGACATCCCAACATACTCAG GTTTGTGGGAGTATGTGTACAAGAAGGACATCTTCATGCTTTGACAGAG TACATTAATGGCGGTAATCTGGAGCAACTGTTGAACGGTGAAGTGTTCCTGTCCTGGTCTGTGAGAATAAACCTCAGTCTTGATATTGCCAGAGGACTGGAATACCTCCACAGCAAGGGCATATTTCACAGAGACCTTACATCAAAG aaTTGTCTGGTACGCTGGGAGAACGGGCAGTGCAGTGCCGTAGTGGGAGACTTTGGCCTGGCAGAGAAAATTCCTGATCACAG TGATGAGGCAGAGAAACAGAGCTTGGCTGTTGTTGGCTCCCCCTACTGGATGGCTCCAGAGGTGCTCAGAGGAGAATGCTACAATGAAAAG gtggATGTATTTGCTTATGGTATTATTCTCGGTGAGATTATTGGCCGGATACAGGCAGATCCTGACTTTCTTCCACGGACAGAG GACTTTGGTCTTGATGTGGAGGCTTTTCGGCAGATGGTTGGAGACTGTCCTCCTCATTTCTTCAACCTCACAGTCGTCTGCTGCAGT atGAACCCAGAGAGTCGGCCCTCATTCACAGAGCTGGTAGCAAAGCTGGAGAAGATAGTGAGCGATCGAGAGAAGAGTGAATGTATGGAGCCTGATGTAGAGG accGGCCGTCCACAAACACAACACCTTTGGGTCGAAAGCATTCTCTAGACAATCCCACTGACCCGCGTCTCTGCCGCAGTAAATCCGATGTGCTCCTCCCTCCGTCCCCTCTCCTGACTCGGACCACACCGATGCGTGTCAACCCCTTCTCCCAGCGCCAAGACCTCAACGGCGGCCGCATCAAGCTCTTTGACACCCCCAGCAAGTCTGTCATTTCCCTCACCTTTGCTCTCCCTCCACCCCCTGACCCCAGCAGCCCTGTCTCCTGTGACAAAGGCCCTCTCCATTTCCACAGACGCAGCCAATCACTGCCCTGCACACCAGAAGACATCCAGTCTCTACGTGGTACTGCTGATAATgagaaatgtgaaaataatccAAGTGTTATGGACACTGATGTAAATCCAGTCAATGGAAATTTGATGGACATGGGAAGGGACAGTGTGTTGGCTATGAGCAACGAGAGTATTGCTGATCTGCCTAATATTAGTGAGGTTTTTAATACACCTGGTGACAACATTAGGTGTTCAGGTCCTAAGCAGGACAACAAGGAGGAGAATCTTGAAATGAACAGTCAAGAAGCTGTAGCTGACGACTCTGGTCTTCCATTAGATCTAGAGTTGATGTCTCCAAACCGATCGAGGTTAGAGGAAAGCATCGAGGAGCCAATGGACTGCACCAGCTCTCCTGATACACTAGATGGCACCATCGCAACTTCAACTATACCTTTCTCCAATGGCTGGAGCTCCCCGGTCTCCAACGGGCCTCCCTCATTACCTCCTTTACTAGACACAGACAACAACAATGGCACCATCCCTATAAATCGACCTCTAGGATGGGGGGTTAATAACTCCAATTGTGCCACGACCCCTCTTACGCCTCCGGAACAGGACGAGGTCATAGCCTGCCCGGGTTGCTGCCTAGCAGGGATAAGTTTCCCCTCTATTTGCACACGGGGACCTCAACAGACCCCTTATAAGAACTTGAATGGCGATGCGGCTGGGAAAAGGCTCCTGTGCAAAGCTTTGCCGCCCTCGCCTACAGAGCCAAACATTGCTCTGCCTGGCACACGGACGTAA